The following proteins are co-located in the Apium graveolens cultivar Ventura chromosome 5, ASM990537v1, whole genome shotgun sequence genome:
- the LOC141660901 gene encoding uncharacterized protein LOC141660901 codes for MANKKPSVKYFHMFGGECFVLKDDEHLDKFDAKAEEGIFLGYSLESKDYRIYMLSYQKVVKSLNVTFDNAKLPSIQKKDSSDNLNVEDLYDDKDEPEVVPNNNDNGNDPNNDYSSDSDSGDPDDSGDNGNAREQIHSVKWCKSHHVEEIIGYVEARVQTRRANENECLYSEFLCQIEPKNKLDQEGIVTRIKVILVVKGYSQEERIDYDETFTPVAKLEAIVMFLAFAAYSNFKVYQTGVKNALLNGELEEEVYVEQPPGFIYPELEYFVYLLFKALYGLK; via the exons atggccaacaagaaaccaTCAGTGAAATACTTTCACATGTTTGGAGGAGAGTGCTTCGTGCTTAAGGATGATGAGCATCTTGacaagtttgatgctaaagctgaagaaggtatctttctgggctattctCTGGAGTCGAAAGATTACAGGATATATATGCTTAGTTATCAAAAGGTTGTGAAgagccttaatgtaacatttgatAACGCCAAGCTCCCAAGTATCCAGAAGAAAGATAGTTCTGATAATCTTAATGTTGAAGATCTATATGATGACAAAGATGAACCCGAGGTTGTTCCAAATAATAATGATAATGGCAATGATCCTAATAATGATTATAGTTCGGATTCAGATTCTGGTGATCCAGATGATAGTGGTGACAATGGAAATGCAAGAGAGCAGATTCACT CTGTAAAATGGTGTAAATCCCATCATGTTGAGGAAATCATTGGTTATGTAGAGGCAAGAGTTCAGACTAGAAGAGCTAATGAGAATGAatgtctgtattctgaatttcTTTGTCAAATAGAACCAAA AAACAAGCTTGATCAAGAAGGAATTGTTACAAGGATTAAGGTGATACTGGTTGTTAAGGGATATTCTCAAGAAGAAAGGATTGACTACGATGAAACCTTCACACCAGTTGCTAAACTTGAAGCCATCGTGATgtttttagcatttgcagcataTTCAAACTTCAAGGTATATCAGACGGGTGTGAAAAATGCTTTActgaatggtgagcttgaagaagaggtctatgtggagcaacctCCTGGCTTCATATATCCTGAGCTCGAATATTTTGTCTATTTActcttcaaggctctttatggtcttAAGTAA